The following proteins come from a genomic window of Dehalococcoidia bacterium:
- a CDS encoding biotin--[acetyl-CoA-carboxylase] ligase → MQPVKQAVLAAFRQGGKPLSGEALGKKLGVSRAAIWKCVHELRRQGYVIDSSPRKGYSLVSSPDLLLPEEIRRGLAAQSFGKRIVYRDECASTQDLAAELARGGEPEGLVVITENQTQGRGRKGRSWISTPGAGVYLSVILKPGLKPSQIVQIPLIAGVAAARAIRAESGLKPDIKWPNDILIGGKKVAGILTEMSCELDRINHVILGIGINVNTRESDWSEPVRAVATSLCAECGHKISRVALVQRFLTELEAVYHRYLAGGFESIRQEWKSLSSTIGSLVEITDSGERLTGEALDIDQDGFLLLKTDAGHTERIVAGDVSLRNLTT, encoded by the coding sequence GTGCAGCCAGTGAAACAGGCCGTTCTGGCAGCCTTCAGGCAGGGGGGAAAGCCGCTTTCGGGCGAGGCGCTGGGGAAGAAACTCGGTGTGTCGCGCGCTGCTATATGGAAGTGCGTCCACGAGCTGCGCCGCCAGGGGTACGTTATCGACTCCTCGCCCCGCAAAGGCTACTCGCTGGTTTCCTCTCCCGACCTGTTGCTGCCCGAAGAAATCCGCCGCGGTCTGGCCGCGCAGAGCTTCGGAAAACGCATCGTCTACCGCGACGAATGCGCCTCGACTCAGGACCTGGCCGCCGAACTGGCCCGCGGAGGAGAACCCGAGGGGCTGGTGGTCATCACCGAAAACCAGACTCAGGGCCGGGGCAGGAAAGGCCGGAGCTGGATTTCTACACCGGGCGCCGGGGTTTACCTTTCCGTCATTTTGAAACCGGGGTTGAAGCCCTCTCAGATTGTGCAGATTCCCCTGATTGCCGGCGTAGCCGCCGCCAGAGCTATCAGAGCCGAAAGCGGTCTTAAGCCGGACATCAAGTGGCCTAACGACATCCTCATTGGCGGCAAAAAAGTAGCCGGCATTCTCACCGAGATGAGCTGCGAGTTAGACCGCATCAACCACGTCATCCTGGGTATCGGCATTAATGTGAACACGCGTGAATCGGATTGGTCGGAGCCTGTCCGCGCCGTCGCCACTTCGCTTTGCGCCGAGTGCGGACACAAGATATCACGTGTCGCCCTGGTGCAGCGTTTCTTGACCGAGCTTGAGGCTGTTTATCACCGCTATCTGGCGGGTGGCTTTGAAAGTATCCGGCAGGAATGGAAAAGCCTCAGCAGTACCATCGGCTCTCTGGTGGAAATCACGGATAGCGGGGAACGCCTGACGGGAGAAGCGCTGGACATCGACCAAGACGGTTTCCTGCTGCTGAAAACAGACGCAGGCCACACAGAGCGTATTGTCGCCGGCGACGTGTCTTTAAGAAACCTTACAACTTGA
- a CDS encoding acyl-CoA carboxylase subunit beta translates to MTIDDKLSRMEALRKGTSIAERIAAQHARGKLTARERIELLLDPGTFHEMGGFVTHRATDFGMSDQKEYSDAVVTGSGEIDGRPVFVFSQDFTFIGGTISEVVGQKVGQVMDRALERGMPVIGIYDSGGARIQEGVASLAGVGEMLLRNARCSGAIPQIAVVVGPSAGGAVYSPALCDFVFTVKGITQMYITGPDVVRSVTNEVVSHQELGGAEVHNQKSGVAHFLYDNEQECFKQVRRLLSFLPQNCNAKTPVVKTDDSPQRTDEALFTLVPDDPRLPYDMKKVINTIVDNSDFMEVQSRFAPNIICGLARLAGNSVGVVAQQPSVLAGTIDINASVKAARFVRFCDAFNIPLVSLVDVPGFMPGTEQEHGGIIRHGAKLIYAYAEATVPKLTVITRKAYGGAYIVMSSHHLKGDINYAWPGAEIAVMGAEAAVNIIFRKVIADSPNKEETRKKLVEEYRARFDNPLQAAGLGYIDDIIDPRRTRPMLIQALEMLRDKCQKLPQKKHGNIPL, encoded by the coding sequence ATGACTATTGACGATAAACTCAGCCGCATGGAGGCGCTGCGCAAGGGCACCAGTATCGCCGAACGCATCGCCGCCCAGCACGCACGCGGCAAGCTCACCGCTCGCGAGAGAATAGAGCTGCTGCTCGACCCCGGCACCTTTCACGAGATGGGCGGTTTCGTGACCCACCGCGCCACCGATTTCGGCATGTCCGACCAGAAGGAATACTCCGACGCCGTCGTTACCGGCAGCGGCGAGATAGACGGACGCCCCGTTTTCGTGTTCTCACAGGATTTCACCTTTATCGGCGGGACTATTTCTGAAGTAGTGGGCCAAAAAGTTGGGCAGGTGATGGACCGAGCGCTGGAGCGCGGTATGCCCGTCATCGGCATTTACGACTCAGGTGGCGCGCGTATCCAGGAGGGCGTGGCCAGCCTGGCGGGTGTGGGCGAGATGCTGCTACGCAACGCTCGCTGTTCGGGCGCCATCCCTCAGATTGCGGTGGTGGTCGGTCCCAGCGCCGGCGGAGCCGTTTATTCCCCCGCCCTGTGCGACTTCGTCTTCACCGTGAAGGGCATCACCCAGATGTACATCACCGGCCCGGACGTGGTGCGCTCGGTGACCAATGAGGTAGTGAGCCACCAGGAGTTGGGCGGGGCCGAGGTGCACAACCAGAAGAGCGGCGTGGCGCACTTCCTTTATGATAACGAGCAGGAGTGTTTTAAACAGGTCAGGAGGTTATTGAGCTTCCTGCCGCAGAACTGCAATGCAAAGACGCCAGTTGTCAAGACGGACGACAGCCCGCAGCGCACCGACGAAGCTCTTTTCACGCTGGTGCCGGACGACCCGCGCCTGCCCTACGACATGAAGAAAGTCATAAACACCATCGTGGACAATAGCGATTTCATGGAGGTGCAATCCCGCTTCGCCCCCAACATCATCTGCGGGCTGGCCAGGCTGGCGGGCAACTCCGTCGGCGTGGTGGCGCAGCAGCCATCGGTGCTGGCGGGGACCATCGATATCAATGCCTCCGTGAAAGCAGCGCGTTTCGTGCGCTTCTGCGACGCCTTCAACATACCGCTGGTGAGCCTGGTGGACGTGCCCGGCTTCATGCCCGGCACCGAGCAGGAGCATGGCGGCATCATCCGCCACGGAGCAAAGCTGATTTATGCCTACGCTGAGGCCACCGTGCCAAAGCTGACCGTCATCACGCGCAAGGCTTACGGCGGGGCGTATATCGTCATGAGCTCGCATCACTTGAAGGGCGACATCAATTACGCCTGGCCGGGCGCCGAGATAGCCGTAATGGGAGCGGAGGCGGCGGTTAACATCATCTTCCGCAAGGTGATTGCCGACTCTCCAAATAAAGAAGAAACGCGCAAGAAGCTGGTGGAGGAATACCGCGCGCGCTTCGACAATCCGCTTCAGGCGGCGGGGCTGGGTTACATAGACGATATTATAGACCCGCGCCGCACGCGCCCCATGCTGATTCAGGCGCTGGAAATGCTGCGCGACAAGTGCCAGAAGCTGCCGCAGAAGAAGCACGGGAATATACCGCTGTAA
- a CDS encoding DNA-binding response regulator, with amino-acid sequence MAVKQRESETVGVLMIDFNPVVREGLQSILAKDERIEVTGDVPDGPEALLHIKRACERGRPVHVVLTETRNDHLDGVQATRLIKDAFPEVAVLVLTENLNDSYVIDAIHAGAGGYIFLKDTVPEALLQSIHRVVEGSTQIKTALLYTAVENLIQNGRRTLAERTTEAAHLTAREVDVLRLMGNGDSNKIIAASLGITMDTAKKHVRNVIDKLQARSRTHAAIIAAQAGIVGNPVANDIHQA; translated from the coding sequence ATGGCAGTCAAACAGCGCGAATCTGAAACGGTGGGTGTCCTGATGATTGATTTCAATCCGGTTGTTCGGGAGGGTCTGCAGTCTATTTTGGCTAAAGATGAGCGTATTGAAGTGACTGGAGACGTTCCTGATGGGCCTGAAGCTCTTCTGCATATTAAACGAGCATGTGAGCGGGGACGGCCTGTGCATGTAGTGTTGACCGAGACCCGCAACGATCACCTGGATGGGGTGCAAGCTACCAGGCTTATCAAGGACGCATTCCCGGAGGTAGCTGTCCTGGTGCTGACGGAGAACCTTAACGATTCTTATGTAATTGACGCCATTCATGCGGGCGCGGGAGGATACATCTTCCTCAAGGACACGGTACCGGAAGCATTGCTGCAGAGCATCCATCGCGTTGTCGAGGGCAGCACGCAGATAAAGACGGCATTGCTGTACACTGCCGTGGAGAATTTGATTCAAAATGGCCGCAGGACGCTGGCCGAGCGTACCACTGAGGCGGCTCACCTTACCGCGAGAGAAGTCGACGTGCTGAGGCTGATGGGAAATGGAGACTCGAACAAGATAATCGCCGCAAGCCTTGGTATCACCATGGACACTGCCAAAAAACACGTCAGAAATGTTATCGACAAGTTGCAGGCACGCAGCCGCACCCATGCCGCTATTATCGCCGCCCAGGCAGGCATCGTGGGCAATCCCGTGGCTAACGACATTCATCAAGCCTAG
- a CDS encoding biotin transporter BioY: MATNTATHTLETLRLARLGAFRWRYQASLPWKITLALLMAGLTGLLAQVRIALPFTPVPLTGQTFAVLLAGVVLGRKWGGVSLAIYAILGIAGLPWFNGGTSGLSATGGYLIGFVLAALFLGYYTDKYPKFRSFSAMFGLMLFASLVLVYIPGLLWLGFWLHMVKGSTAGIISVISLGAVPFIAGDILKAGLAAAAARILTPKESFTEKERLP, encoded by the coding sequence ATGGCAACTAACACCGCAACGCATACCCTGGAGACCTTAAGGCTGGCGCGTCTGGGCGCCTTCCGCTGGCGCTATCAGGCCAGCCTTCCCTGGAAGATAACGCTGGCTTTGCTGATGGCCGGACTGACCGGGCTGCTGGCCCAGGTGCGCATCGCCCTCCCCTTTACACCCGTGCCGCTTACAGGCCAGACTTTTGCCGTATTGCTGGCCGGAGTTGTGCTTGGCAGGAAGTGGGGTGGCGTGAGCCTGGCCATATATGCCATCCTGGGGATTGCCGGTTTACCCTGGTTCAACGGCGGGACTAGCGGGCTCTCCGCCACGGGCGGTTATCTTATCGGATTTGTGCTGGCGGCGCTTTTCCTGGGTTATTACACGGATAAATACCCGAAATTCCGCAGCTTCAGTGCCATGTTCGGCCTGATGCTTTTTGCCAGCCTGGTGCTGGTTTATATCCCGGGACTTCTGTGGCTGGGTTTCTGGCTGCACATGGTAAAGGGCAGCACGGCCGGTATAATATCCGTTATCAGCCTTGGCGCAGTGCCTTTCATCGCCGGAGACATATTGAAAGCGGGACTGGCGGCTGCGGCGGCCAGAATACTCACTCCGAAAGAGTCATTTACAGAGAAGGAGCGGTTGCCCTGA